A stretch of DNA from Vicinamibacterales bacterium:
GCACAACTTCCTCAAGATGTTCCCGGACGAGGCGGCTGCGCTTCAGAGCTTCGGGAGCTAGGCCGCAGATGTCACCGATGACGCAGACAGGTGCCCAGCCATGAGAAGCATCAAGACCACCTCCGGCGCCGACATCCTTCTGGATGGCGACCTGCTCGCCGTGCTCGAGGCGCTGTTCCACGAAGTGACCGCCAAGCGGGAACTCGAGCGCTCGTTCGAGGACATGAACCGCGAGATCAACTACCTGATCGACCAGCTCACCGACGAGGAACGGCGCGCCTACCTGGCGGAGAGCCTGTTCCTGAACCAGGTGAAATACGAGAACGACAAGCTCGAGGCGTACATGAAGAAGATCGGAAAGACGTCCTAGGACTTAAGACCCCTAAGACCTGGGACCTAAGACCTAAGACCTGAGAGAGAAATGTCGCTCAATTATCAGGCGACGCGTTTTACGTGTTCGTGGCCGTGGTCGATCGGCGTCCTGCTGTGCGACGGCCGCATGGTGTGTGGGTGCGCCGACCCCTACGCCAGGCGCGTGCTCGGCGACACCCGCACCTCGTCGGTGGCCGACATCTGGCGCGGGCCGATTGCGTCGCAACTGCGCACCGACCTCAACGCCGGCGGATCGAGTTTCTGCGGCGACTGCCCGCTCAAGCTCCCGCTCGGCCCGGACGAGGCGCCGCCCCAGCGCGACCTCAACGTCGGCGGCATCCCGGGCCGCCTCTACATCGAGTGCACCGCCGCCTGTAACATCTCGTGCCTGCAGGCGTGCTGCGCCCCGGAAACCGGCATCACCCGCACCCGCCAGGCCGGCATGCTCGACTTCGACGTGTTCACCCGCGTGGTCGACGAGGCCGGCCCCTCGCTCGGGCGCATCGACTTCTTCAATTACGGCGAAGCGTTCCTGCACAAGCGCGCCGTGGAGATGTGCGAGTACATCAAGACCAGGTTCCCGCACATCTACCTCTACACCAGCACCAACGGGCTGGCGTTCACCGAAGAGAAGGTCCGCCAGCTCGCGCGCTCGGGGATCGACGAAGTGACGTTCTCGCTGGACGGCTCCTCGCAGGAGGCCTACGTGAAGTACCGCCAGCGCGGCAACTTCGACAAGGCCATCGCCAACCTCCGGGCCTTGATCGACGAGAAGGCGAAGAGCGGCCGCGACGTGCCGTTCGTAAACTGGCGCTACATCCTGTTCAACTGGAACGATAACGACGAAGAGATGGCGCGGGCCCGGCAGATGGCCGCGGAGCTCGGCGTCGATCGGCTGTGCTGGGAAATCACCGACCACCCCGAAGACGGCTTCTCGCGCCGGTTCGCGCCCGGCACGCCCGATCACGACCGCATTAGGTTCGAGATCTGGGACGGCAACAACCTTGGCAATGCCATTCCGGGCGCCACGCCGCGCGCCGAAATCGACGTCCGCACCGTGTTGCCCGACCTGCCGTTCCTCGCGAGGGCGGCCACACCCGTCACGATGACGGCCACGGTGAAGAATGTGTCGGCGCGGCCGTTCAGGGCGCAGGCCAGCTACGGACGGCGGCTGGTACGCCTCGGCGCGCAACTATTGGCCGGCGACGGGACGATGATCAACCGGGACCACGCCCGGGCGTGGCTGCCGGCGGACCTGGCGCCCGGGGCCGAGACGACGGTGCACATCGAGGTGCCGGCGCCGGCGCAGCCCGGTCGCTACGGGTTGAAGTTCGACATGGTGAGCGAAGGCATCGACTGGTTCGAAGCCTGCGGGTCGCCCACGATCACGCGGGAACTCTGGGTCCGATAATTATGAACAAACCGACCATCGCCGCATTCATCCTCGTTGCCCTCTTGCCGCTGGCGACCAGCGCGCAGCAGCGTGCCGCCGACGGCGTGACACTGAACGACGAGGGGCTGCCGCAATACTCCACCTTCTCGCTGTGCGCCATCGACCCGGCCACCGGGCAGTCGGGCGCCAGCGTGACGACGCGCGTGCCGTTTGTCGGCCGCGCCGTGCCGCACGTGCGCGCCGGCATCGGCGCCGTCTGCACCCAGGCCTCGACCATGGTCGAATACGGCGCGCGCGGGCTGGATCTGCTGGCCAAGGGCGTCGAGCCGCAGGCCGCCCTGGCCCAACTGCTCGCCGACGACCAGCAGCGCGAGTCACGCCAGCTCGCGCTCATCGACATGACGGGCCGCACCGCCGCCCACACCGGCAAGCAGAACGGCAACTGGGCCGGCAGCCGCCAGGGCCTCAACTACACCGTGCAGGCCAACATCATGGTGGGCCCCGAAGTGGTGGACGCCGTGGCAACGACGTTCGAGTCCACCGCGGGCACCGGCATGCCGCTGGCCGAACGCATGATCCTGGCGATGGAAGCCGGTCAAGCCAAGGGCGGCGATCGCCGCTGGGGCAACCTGCAGTCGGCGGCCATCAAGATTGCGGATCCGAACGATCCCGGCCGCGGCGGCGATCACATTGCCCTGGCCATCGAAGTCGGCGAGCACCCGGAGCCGGTGGCGGAGCTGAAGCGCATCTACTACACGACCGGCCGCCGCCTGGGCTACCGCACGTTCTCACGGATCGAGGGCGCTGACGTGATCGAGTTGAAGCGGATGCTGCACGCCCTCGGCTACTGGCGTCCGGCGCTGGCCGCGTTCCCCGCGGCGCCCGCCTCGGTCAACACGCCGCAGATGCAGGAACTGCGGAAGAACAATCCGGTTGCGTTCGAGAAGGCCTCAACCGAGGCGCGCCAGGCGTCGGCGGCATACACGCGCGACTACGCGGTGTTTGATGACGAGGCCATTGCCGCGGTCGACAAGTTCCGCGCCGATCGGAGTCTGGATTACCAGGGCAACCCGCCGGGCCTGGTTGACGCGCGGTTCATCGAGACGCTCAAGACGGCGTATCTCGCCAAGACCGGGAAATAGAGGCGTAACGGATTTGGTGATCTCGTGATGTGGTGATTTGGGGATTTGGGTTACGGGATTTGAGGGATTTGAGGGATTTGAGGATTGGGATTTGGAGATCTGCAACCTCGCGACCAATTCGCGGGGCAATGTTCAAATCAACAAACCAACAAATTCCGCAACCACAATCACCAAATCACCACATCACGAGGTCGCCAGATTATCCGGCCTCGACTGGCGCGACGCAGTCGCGCTCGGCATCGGCGCCAATCGGCATCCACCGGTAGAAGTCGGGTTGGGCCGCCATCATCATCACCGGCGCCAACCCCGCCGGATCGAACGCCGGCCCCGCCTGCTGGGCCAGGGTCTTCCGGAACGCGTCGAACCCCGGGACGTTGAAGACGATGTAGTACAGCTGCCGCGTCGCGCCCATCGCCGACACGCGCCGGTAGCCGACACACTTCGGCGTGAGGGCCGCGCCTTCCAGCCCGGCCGAGCGCGCCATCGCCAGCACCTGCTCCGCGGTCAGCGTCGTCGGCAGTTCCTGCCGAAGCGCGAGCGGGATGCCTGGTGCCATCGGCGTGCTCATCGATTCCATCTGCCGGCTGAACAACTGCCGGAACAGGTTCATCGGCAGTTCCGGCGGCGGCCGCAGCGACACCACCGAGCCGGGCGCATCCGCCGCGGTGTCGATGGCGAGGGTCCAGCCCGCGAGATGCCGCGACGACACCTGGTAAGGCTGGGCCCTTGAATCCTGCGCCGAGCGGACGAAGAGCAAGCCGGCGCCGGCCAGCAGCAGCAACACGACGGCCACCTTGATCAGGGGATGGACCTTGCGCGCGGGCATCATCCGCTAGGGCTCCTGCGACGCCGTGTAGGCGGCGATCGCGATCATGTCGTCCACCGTGAGCTTCTCCACCGCGGTCTTCATCAGCGCCGACCATGTGCCCTTGCGCACGCCGGTTTGCAGATCGAACAACTGGCGTACCGTGTAGCTCGGCGATCGGCCGGCCAGCGGCGGGA
This window harbors:
- a CDS encoding radical SAM protein, yielding MSLNYQATRFTCSWPWSIGVLLCDGRMVCGCADPYARRVLGDTRTSSVADIWRGPIASQLRTDLNAGGSSFCGDCPLKLPLGPDEAPPQRDLNVGGIPGRLYIECTAACNISCLQACCAPETGITRTRQAGMLDFDVFTRVVDEAGPSLGRIDFFNYGEAFLHKRAVEMCEYIKTRFPHIYLYTSTNGLAFTEEKVRQLARSGIDEVTFSLDGSSQEAYVKYRQRGNFDKAIANLRALIDEKAKSGRDVPFVNWRYILFNWNDNDEEMARARQMAAELGVDRLCWEITDHPEDGFSRRFAPGTPDHDRIRFEIWDGNNLGNAIPGATPRAEIDVRTVLPDLPFLARAATPVTMTATVKNVSARPFRAQASYGRRLVRLGAQLLAGDGTMINRDHARAWLPADLAPGAETTVHIEVPAPAQPGRYGLKFDMVSEGIDWFEACGSPTITRELWVR
- a CDS encoding DUF1028 domain-containing protein — encoded protein: MNKPTIAAFILVALLPLATSAQQRAADGVTLNDEGLPQYSTFSLCAIDPATGQSGASVTTRVPFVGRAVPHVRAGIGAVCTQASTMVEYGARGLDLLAKGVEPQAALAQLLADDQQRESRQLALIDMTGRTAAHTGKQNGNWAGSRQGLNYTVQANIMVGPEVVDAVATTFESTAGTGMPLAERMILAMEAGQAKGGDRRWGNLQSAAIKIADPNDPGRGGDHIALAIEVGEHPEPVAELKRIYYTTGRRLGYRTFSRIEGADVIELKRMLHALGYWRPALAAFPAAPASVNTPQMQELRKNNPVAFEKASTEARQASAAYTRDYAVFDDEAIAAVDKFRADRSLDYQGNPPGLVDARFIETLKTAYLAKTGK